The genomic segment AAACATCAAAAGAAAAAACAAGCGATAACGCAAATGATCAGCTGATGCAGAAGTTCTTGAATACCCGTCAAATTATCTTGTCGGGTGAAGTGAATAAAGAACTGGCGGAAAAGGTTATCCGTCAGCTTTTAATTCTCGAAGCGGATTCCGCTTCAAAACCGATTTATGTGTATATCGACTCTCCGGGCGGTGATGTCGACGCCGGCTTTGCGATTTTTGATATGATCCGGTTTATTAAACCGCCGGTTTATACTGTCGGAATGGGGTTGGTAGCCAGCGCAGGGGCGCTCATCCTTTTAGCGGCGCCGAAGAACCGCCGGCTTGGACTGCCGAACAGTCATTATCTTATTCACCAACCGTTATCCGGCATCAAAGGTGTAGCAACGGATATAGAAATCCATGCAAAAGAAATCGAAAAAATCCGCGCAAAAATTAATGCGCTTATCGCCGAAGAAACCGGTAAGGACGTAGCGGACGTTGCTAAAGATACCGATCGCGACTATTGGCTTTCGGCAGACGAAGCGGTGAATTACGGGCTTATCTTACAAGTCATTAAAACCCGCAGTGACCTTCCCAAAAAATAATATCACTGTAACGAGCAGCTCTAAAAATTCAACCGAATTTTAAAAGCTGCTCTAATCAACATACCCCTGTTCAGTTCCACAGAAGCGGCCGTTTATTATCGGACAGCCGCTTATCAAGATATTCCTTATTTAAGTGCAGCTCTTTTACCAATACACGCATTTGGTCGGCAGAAAGCAGATTCTGTTCGGCAAAGAGGAAAATGAGAGCCCGTTCCGCAATACAGGGAACACGGAGCGCATTCATCCGTTCGGGCGAAGGATTGGCGCAATCGAGATATTCGGTTTTAAACGTATTGAACAATTCGGAGCGCTCCATGTCATTTTGAATAGCAGCGAGCTCATCCACGAGCGGCTGCATATTTCCCCTGCTCGCTTCTATTCCCAGCGGCTTGAGCGTAAAGAACGTGTATTGTTTTCCGGGCAAAAAATGATGCTGGTCGCAGCGGGTACAGTAATTCGGCTCGAAAGGATCGTCTTTTTTACGGTCGCCGCCGATGATAATCAACGGATCAAAATAGAGTGCGGGGCATTCGACACCGTTCACGCTATAGTAACGATAGGTATTGTAGCCGTTTTGCAAACAGTCGGGGTGTTCGCAATAGGCGGAAAACGGATATATTTCCGTCGCCGTTTCTACCAGCAGCCGCGCCGTCGCATTGAAAATTTCGCCGCGGAAGTTTAACAGCAAGGTCGGCATTACAAACACAAGCCCGCGCCGGTCGCTTTCTTTTTTAATTACGTATGCAAGCCGCTCGTCATAAAAGGCGGCCTCGTCGATAATCCATGTACCGATATGCGGGTTTTCCTGCAGCAGCTTTTCGAGCGCAAAGGAATTCCCGACCGTTGCGATATTTTCTCCGCATCGCTGATAGCCGCCGCGGTAGGCAAGCGCGTCATCGGGATAGTCGGGGAACCGCTCCTTATCAAGACTATAGCGCGCAAAGAAAGTATACCGTCTATCCGCCGAACCGATTCCGCTTGCAGGATCAAACAAATCTTTTTGTGAATTTGCTCCGCTGGTCAGTTTTTGCACGGCGCCGCTTTTGGTGCGGGCAACTTGCGCATCCCGCCATACGTGTCCCGCATATTCTGTTTTTCCCGAACCCATCGGCCCTACTACGAGGATACGGCGCGAATCGGCGGTAAAATCAAAATGAGCCTTAGGCTCATGCATTAATAAAGAAGGAAACCCAAGGTTTTTAAACCATGCGTGAATTTGTTCTTGAACAGGTTCCGAGTGCATTTATAAAGCTCCAAATCGCGAGAAAGGAAATACCCGTAGTATCGTTGTACCGAGTATTTTTTCCGCAGGGACATATTTAGGTTCGATATTGCTGAAAAACCGAATGGATTGCGCATCGTTTTTATCCACGGAAGCCAATTTAAAAACAGTGGTATGACGCATATCGGTTGAATTAAATCTGTTATCGCCCATCATAAAATAGGCGTTTTCGGGGATGTACTCGTCCGCACCGGCGGGAAAGACATTCATATTACGCTGATTAGTCCATGCAAGGTAAAATGCATACGTTTGCGCTTCTTGTAAAAGGCTGCTCCGCACCTCATCGTTGATGAATTGCTCTGCCGTAGCGTTTGCCCGGAACAGTTCGATATTGCGGATAACAATTTTGCCGAAGGAGAGTTTAATAAGCGCATTTAATTGCGCAAACCGTTTCTCATATAAAGAAGCATGCTGTGCATCGCTACTTTGCCAATAGGGAATCCACCCCGTCATAAAATTACGAAACCATGCGAGTCCGCCGTTGGTTGTCAAAATCTTCCGGCTGATTGCATCGTTGGCGCGGAAGAGTGCGGTCATCTCATATTCCGATTCCTGCAAAAAATCCGCAGCTGCAGCCGTATCTTTATGATTCTTTAAAAACGAAAGCCGGTTAACCAACGATTCTGCTTGCCGTACCGCATCATTTAATTCGAGTTCTTTCCGTTCCGACTCAACCGCTTCCAGTACCCGCAATTCCTCGGCGCCGATGTATATATCTTTGATTAAACGGCGTTCCGATTCGGGAAGACTCGCTAAATCCCAATGTGCATAAAGCAGGTCTTCTTCTACCGGTACAAATTCGGTGCTACCACTGCGTTTAACATACAGGACACCATCGACAAGCATCAGTTTTTCGCCGGGGAGTCCGGTAACCCGCTTGACCAGCGGATCCGCTTTCGGTTTACCGTTGTCATCGGTGTTAAGGTTCACCCGCGCAAGTGTGAGCATATAGACCAGCTGCGACATAAAAGTTTTCAGCCGAGCCTTGGGTGTATCGGGATAATTCGGGTTACTAAGGATAACAATGTCGCCCCGTTTATAGGTTTTCCACTGAGGAAGCCTAAAAGAAGAAAGCGGAAACGCAGGCCCCGAAGGGGTTTTAACACCGATAACCGTATCGCCGATCATAAACTCAGGTACCATCGATTCCGACGGGATGCGGTATACTTGAAAGACAAAGATATTCACTAATAGAACAAAGAAAATCGCGTAAAAAGCGGCATCAATCCATTCGAGCACTTCGGTTAAAATTATTTTTATTATTTCTCCGCCTGTTTTTCCCTTGAGCGGAAACATTTTTTTCTTCAATTGAACGGGTTGAATATCCGTGAAATATCTTTGCAAATTCTTATTTTTTAAATAATGAACGGTAAAAGGCTTTAAAATGACGATACCGAACCATAACAACGCGAGGAGGGCATCCAATACCTTGGGCGAATGTTCTAAAAGAGCGCGGGAACACACAAAACAGGCAATCATAACAAATGGCCAATAATCAAAGAGCTTTCTTGTGATAACAAGAGATGTGTAAGTTCTTGTCCGCTTCAATTTTAACTGCGAATAAACAAGGAAAAAAGAAAAAATAATGCCGACGCTACTGCCCAGAAAGGCTAAGCCATGCATATTATTGACAATTAATAGAAGAGAAAAAATAAAAGACAGCCCCGAACAAATGCGGAAAAATAGTACCATGGATTACCTCTTAGACAATTTTTTATTGTAGCGGTTATCATTTAGAATGTCAATTTTTGATATACCTTGTTATACCATACTTGAATAAACCGGTGGCAAAATGATAATATTTAATCCTAATTAGAGAAAGTTGATATATCAGGGGATCCATACAAAAAATATCAGGCATTCTCTAATAAGACCGGAATTTGCCGGTTACACATCTTACAAGTGAAGCACTCTCCATATAACAGCGGATTCTTTTATCAACTATTCACTGCTACAAGGACAGCCTCCACGGCATTGATTGTAATGCAGAAGTTTGATGTAATCTTATTGTCTAAAGGAGATACTTGACAAAATGAATGAAAAAAGTATAATACCCCCCCCCCCCCCAGCATAGTAAGTTACAAGACAGGCGGTATCTTATGAGTACAAACAAAAGAATTTTCTCGCTTAGGTATAAGCTTGTTTTGCTTTTCGGTGCATTGATTTTAGTTGCCGGTATTGTGATGGCTGCCTTAGCTGTGAGAACTGCTCGTAAAGCGGTAATAGAAAAAATTACCGTTCACCTTACCGATAAAGCAACTGATATCGCGGCTATTGCAGACGGGAGGATGTCTGCTGTTATGCAATTTATTGAAGGCCTTGCCCGTATGCCGTTCTTACGTGATGAAAGTCTTACGCTGCATCAAAAAGTTCAAATGCTGTCTGTAGAAGCGGAACGTAATGCAAAAATAGATTACTTCGGAATATGCGATCTGCACGGCAATCGCTATGATACAGGTGACACTCCTACGATTGTAAATGATCGGGAGTGGTTCCGTGCCGCTGTGCGGGGAAAAACTTATATTACGGAGCCTGCGCTTTCACATATAACAAATAATCTGCAAATACTTCTTGCCGTTCCGATCTATAATAATGCTAATAC from the Treponema vincentii F0403 genome contains:
- the lepB gene encoding signal peptidase I → MIACFVCSRALLEHSPKVLDALLALLWFGIVILKPFTVHYLKNKNLQRYFTDIQPVQLKKKMFPLKGKTGGEIIKIILTEVLEWIDAAFYAIFFVLLVNIFVFQVYRIPSESMVPEFMIGDTVIGVKTPSGPAFPLSSFRLPQWKTYKRGDIVILSNPNYPDTPKARLKTFMSQLVYMLTLARVNLNTDDNGKPKADPLVKRVTGLPGEKLMLVDGVLYVKRSGSTEFVPVEEDLLYAHWDLASLPESERRLIKDIYIGAEELRVLEAVESERKELELNDAVRQAESLVNRLSFLKNHKDTAAAADFLQESEYEMTALFRANDAISRKILTTNGGLAWFRNFMTGWIPYWQSSDAQHASLYEKRFAQLNALIKLSFGKIVIRNIELFRANATAEQFINDEVRSSLLQEAQTYAFYLAWTNQRNMNVFPAGADEYIPENAYFMMGDNRFNSTDMRHTTVFKLASVDKNDAQSIRFFSNIEPKYVPAEKILGTTILRVFPFSRFGAL
- a CDS encoding ATP-dependent Clp protease proteolytic subunit; the protein is MNTFYNAEETSKEKTSDNANDQLMQKFLNTRQIILSGEVNKELAEKVIRQLLILEADSASKPIYVYIDSPGGDVDAGFAIFDMIRFIKPPVYTVGMGLVASAGALILLAAPKNRRLGLPNSHYLIHQPLSGIKGVATDIEIHAKEIEKIRAKINALIAEETGKDVADVAKDTDRDYWLSADEAVNYGLILQVIKTRSDLPKK